The following proteins come from a genomic window of Caldisericia bacterium:
- a CDS encoding RnfABCDGE type electron transport complex subunit D yields MSELKVIVSSSPHIRDSISVPKIMRMVFLALLPAAIWGIYCFGIQALLILLTSIITAVLSEYIYEVITRQKITIGDFSAALTGLLLGMITSPSTPLWVIAIGSACSIIIAKQLFGGIGSNFINPALFGRAVIFLSWTGLLNKWPEPQYNFLTILSRSNATQIVTSATPLDLFRSGNLKISTSLYLDLFFGRIGGSIGETSKFLLILGFIVLILIRRDIIDIKIPTSIILTVALLSLIFRQDPLFHILSGGLIIGALFMATDYVTSPITNLGKIIYGIGIGALTFIIRNWGIYPEGVSFAILSMNVVTPFLDQLKPRIFGTGGKK; encoded by the coding sequence ATGAGTGAATTAAAAGTAATTGTTTCATCTTCACCCCATATAAGAGATTCAATTTCTGTACCAAAAATTATGAGAATGGTATTTTTAGCACTCCTTCCTGCAGCAATCTGGGGAATATATTGTTTTGGAATTCAAGCATTATTAATTTTATTAACAAGTATTATAACAGCAGTTTTATCGGAGTATATTTATGAAGTTATAACAAGACAAAAAATTACAATTGGTGATTTTAGTGCTGCATTAACAGGTTTGCTTCTTGGAATGATCACTTCTCCCTCTACTCCATTATGGGTCATTGCAATTGGTTCTGCATGTTCAATTATAATTGCAAAACAACTTTTTGGTGGAATTGGATCAAATTTTATTAATCCTGCTCTTTTTGGTAGAGCAGTTATATTTTTATCTTGGACTGGTCTTTTAAATAAATGGCCAGAGCCCCAATATAATTTTTTAACAATTTTATCAAGAAGTAATGCAACCCAAATTGTTACATCTGCAACTCCACTTGATCTATTTAGATCAGGAAATTTAAAAATTTCAACTTCTCTCTATTTAGATCTGTTTTTCGGAAGAATAGGTGGTTCAATAGGAGAAACATCAAAATTTTTGTTAATTTTAGGATTTATTGTTTTAATTTTAATAAGGAGAGATATTATTGATATAAAAATTCCAACCTCAATTATTTTAACAGTTGCTCTTCTCTCTTTAATTTTTAGACAAGATCCACTTTTTCATATTTTATCAGGTGGACTAATTATAGGTGCACTTTTTATGGCAACAGATTATGTTACAAGTCCAATTACAAATTTAGGAAAAATAATTTATGGAATTGGAATTGGAGCATTAACTTTTATAATAAGAAACTGGGGAATTTATCCTGAAGGTGTCTCATTTGCAATTCTCTCAATGAATGTTGTTACTCCATTTCTTGATCAACTAAAACCAAGAATTTTTGGAACTGGAGGCAAAAAATGA
- a CDS encoding RnfABCDGE type electron transport complex subunit G, giving the protein MNKIIKSGITVFIIATIGAILLSWVYSFTSPKIEEQKIQTVKNAITEIFPNILNFEIVSGFSNKDISGGIKIIEVYKVNLKDGKVGFIIRAKFSGYGGKIESLIGYEEEKCKGIYVLEHSETPGLGSKIVEPSFRNQFVNKNLSDPFKVKSDITPISGATISSNAVSTAIKKIGNFYLENIKKGGS; this is encoded by the coding sequence ATGAATAAAATAATTAAATCAGGTATTACAGTTTTTATAATAGCAACAATTGGTGCAATTTTACTTTCTTGGGTTTATTCTTTTACATCCCCAAAAATAGAAGAACAGAAAATTCAAACTGTAAAAAATGCAATAACTGAAATTTTCCCAAATATTTTAAATTTTGAAATAGTTTCTGGTTTTTCAAATAAAGATATTAGTGGAGGGATTAAAATAATAGAGGTTTATAAAGTTAATTTAAAAGATGGAAAAGTAGGTTTTATTATTAGGGCTAAATTCTCAGGATATGGAGGAAAAATTGAATCTTTAATTGGATATGAGGAGGAAAAATGTAAGGGCATTTATGTTTTAGAGCATAGTGAAACTCCAGGACTTGGTTCAAAAATCGTTGAACCATCATTTAGAAACCAATTTGTTAATAAAAATTTATCTGATCCATTTAAAGTTAAAAGTGATATAACCCCAATTTCTGGTGCAACTATTTCATCTAATGCAGTCTCAACTGCAATTAAAAAAATTGGAAATTTCTATCTTGAAAATATAAAAAAGGGAGGTAGTTAA
- the rsxE gene encoding electron transport complex subunit RsxE — MKKSLLNEFMKGLTRENPILIIMLGLCSVLAVSTDVANGVGMSLGFSFVLITAELLSSAFRKIIPNEVRIPIFLIFIAVPTTIVDLIMKAYFPPLSKSMGVFIPLIVVNCIVLGRVEAFSSKKSLSESFMDSLGMAFGYSWVIILLSVIREILGKGTFLGKEIFSKNFEPMAILSFPPGGFFLIAIFIAILNGILKRRS; from the coding sequence ATGAAAAAGAGTCTTTTAAATGAATTTATGAAAGGTTTAACAAGAGAAAATCCAATATTAATTATAATGTTAGGATTATGTTCTGTTTTAGCAGTTTCTACTGATGTTGCAAATGGTGTTGGTATGAGTTTAGGTTTTAGTTTTGTTTTAATAACTGCAGAACTTTTATCTTCAGCATTTAGAAAAATAATTCCAAATGAAGTTAGAATTCCAATTTTTTTAATATTTATTGCTGTACCCACAACCATTGTTGATCTTATTATGAAGGCATACTTTCCTCCTTTATCTAAATCAATGGGAGTTTTTATTCCTTTAATAGTTGTAAATTGTATAGTATTAGGAAGAGTTGAGGCATTTTCATCTAAAAAATCATTGTCAGAATCATTTATGGATTCATTAGGAATGGCATTTGGATATTCATGGGTAATTATTTTATTGAGTGTTATAAGAGAAATTTTAGGCAAAGGAACATTTCTCGGAAAGGAGATCTTTTCAAAAAATTTTGAACCAATGGCAATTTTATCATTCCCACCTGGCGGATTTTTCTTAATTGCTATTTTTATTGCTATTTTGAACGGAATTTTAAAAAGGAGGTCATAA
- a CDS encoding Rnf-Nqr domain containing protein produces MFSNLIKIVIAATIVDNMVFIRYLALCSYVGITNSIDASIGMTFAVIFVQTLATAITWIIFHFFLRGLEYLQIIVFIFTIASLVQLVEIYLKKNVPSLYKAMGIYLPLITTNCMILAVTLINVDKNYNFIESLVYAIGSALGYGIALLILAGVRERLRVSNVPKFFRGYPLVFASMALIAIAFLGFKGLIK; encoded by the coding sequence ATGTTTAGCAATCTTATTAAAATAGTAATTGCAGCAACTATTGTAGATAATATGGTTTTCATAAGGTATTTAGCACTATGTTCATATGTAGGAATTACAAATTCAATTGATGCATCTATCGGAATGACCTTTGCAGTTATTTTTGTTCAAACTCTTGCTACAGCAATAACTTGGATCATTTTTCATTTCTTTTTAAGAGGACTTGAATATCTTCAAATAATTGTATTTATATTCACAATCGCTTCTTTGGTTCAACTTGTTGAGATTTATTTAAAGAAAAATGTTCCTTCTTTATATAAAGCAATGGGCATTTATCTTCCTTTAATAACAACAAATTGTATGATTCTTGCAGTTACACTTATAAATGTTGATAAAAATTATAATTTTATTGAAAGTTTAGTTTATGCAATTGGTTCTGCTTTAGGATATGGTATTGCTCTTTTAATTCTTGCTGGTGTTAGGGAGAGATTAAGAGTTTCAAATGTTCCAAAATTTTTTAGAGGTTATCCACTTGTGTTTGCCTCAATGGCTCTTATTGCAATTGCATTTTTAGGATTTAAAGGTTTAATAAAATAG
- a CDS encoding RnfABCDGE type electron transport complex subunit B gives MNIILKSALIMGGISIIFGILLSFFNKIFEVEIDERISNIQSLLAGANCGACGYPGCEAFANAIVKDGIDPTKCKVTNGDNMMKILEIVGKAPLNLDKERPVLKCVGDIFTEIKRANYIGIEDCREVQFAFNGDKSCEFGCVGLGTCERACPFDAIRMKNGIPVFDYEKCTGCGICAKICPRNVIEMVKWSEYGIIMCNSPKKGIEVRKECKRGCIKCGICIKVCPTKAISWGEKGLPKIDMNLCNLCNLCVEKCPTHVIKIQRGEVTLVIEEEEARV, from the coding sequence ATGAATATTATCTTGAAATCAGCCTTAATAATGGGTGGAATTTCAATTATTTTTGGTATTTTACTATCTTTTTTTAATAAAATTTTTGAAGTAGAAATTGATGAGAGGATTTCAAATATACAATCACTTCTTGCAGGTGCAAATTGTGGTGCATGTGGTTATCCTGGTTGTGAAGCATTTGCAAATGCTATAGTAAAAGATGGAATTGACCCAACAAAATGTAAAGTCACAAATGGTGATAATATGATGAAAATTTTAGAGATAGTTGGGAAGGCTCCATTAAATCTTGATAAAGAAAGACCTGTTTTAAAATGTGTTGGTGATATTTTTACTGAGATTAAAAGAGCAAATTATATTGGTATAGAGGATTGTAGAGAGGTTCAATTTGCATTTAATGGTGATAAAAGTTGCGAATTTGGTTGTGTAGGGCTCGGTACTTGTGAAAGAGCATGTCCATTTGATGCAATAAGAATGAAAAACGGTATTCCAGTATTTGATTATGAAAAATGTACTGGTTGTGGAATTTGTGCTAAAATTTGTCCAAGAAATGTAATTGAAATGGTAAAATGGAGTGAATATGGAATAATTATGTGTAATAGTCCTAAAAAGGGAATTGAGGTTAGAAAGGAGTGTAAAAGGGGTTGCATAAAATGTGGCATTTGTATCAAAGTTTGTCCAACAAAGGCCATTTCTTGGGGTGAAAAAGGGTTGCCTAAAATAGATATGAACTTATGTAATTTATGTAATTTATGTGTTGAAAAATGTCCAACTCATGTTATAAAGATACAAAGAGGAGAAGTGACTCTTGTAATTGAGGAGGAAGAGGCAAGGGTTTGA